One window of Hydractinia symbiolongicarpus strain clone_291-10 chromosome 3, HSymV2.1, whole genome shotgun sequence genomic DNA carries:
- the LOC130636816 gene encoding uncharacterized protein LOC130636816, protein MKHLWLFGVSLLEKKGSNPFFISPYMKYARKLSYFYWFGLKFGVVLILKMGDFAKYNKVRKSVVRTANKLITRGETIISSYTDNVADVRQIESIRDTLMEKIAKVAELNESIMDCLTEQDDIDKEEDSSTEEMMMLKDKLRLFESFLEKRSAKKDFSEAGSTFSHSKLIKLPRLHLQPFDGHPENWSTFWDSFECAVHTNDDISDVQKMTYLKNLVEGPAASCIAGFRLSNENYKTVVDLLKERYNNKQLLISAHMKKLLKLEQANNLTNIETLRNVFDNVETQVRSLENLDVTSENYGPLLIPVLMSKLPEELNLIISRQFNDKDCWDMKLVLRALKSEIEVREKSAYSLQQPHDNNPFSSSALPVHYSHQSNRDLPHNQYQNNQHNYRNHQNNQNNYRCIFCDKSHKSQQCRIITNFDARKNVLRDKKRCFVCLKGGHLAKSCYSKISCLKCSGRHHVAICDKKRDVDQGRRDKDGTEQEKPENVAGATSLVTSSNSLDIPSSVMLQTAKVKVVNTTDPSKIENTRILFDNCSQLSYISPELCEKLQLKVVGKREICIRIFGKHSFKETLDRVQFSVIGLDGDKINVDCYVKNICHPLTGQNFNDCLKYKHLKDLRLADSNCNNRDLKVDVLLGADNYWKFFDGGIVRGEDGPVALNSKVGYIVSGRIGSSEGSRSAVLVANVLKIGAEFVEDKLDNQLEKFWSYENAGIEEQPAVENFCENVKFSAQTKRYEVRLPFKDDHDVLPDNYCVSSKRLESLRHKLKNNPELLRNYNSILKEQLEQGIIERVTNDDCTKRQVHYLPHRPVIRDDKPSTKVRMVFDASSKSVGLSSLNDCLYAGPSLTEPLYNVLLRFRSHKVAFIADIEKAFLQISLHPTDRDFVRFIWFKDLHNLSEQNIETAEIGIYRLSRVLFGVSSSPFLLSATLIKHAESFNHVDPLFVQKLLSSLHVDDLTSGGATVNAAHDFYQKCKQRLAEANFNLHKFHSNSEELEQLVTKPHVAHTGHVTKVLGVLWDKKKDSLLFTFDDILSLAKDIPTKRQLIKFTASIYDPLGLINPIVMRLKTLFQKTCVGKIGWDIELSGQVLDEWRVTYNDFKSFSHLNVPRCYDGGNIVDVQLHGFSDASLKGYGACVYLRFEHADGSFFTKLVTSKSRIAPIKPVTIPRLELYGAVMLAKLVKYVRDELSLVYDISVTRCWIDSSIVLYWIKNVNKKYEVVVERRVGIIRDLVSPDSWFHVESKANPADILSRGCLVSELVNNNLWFSGPDFLRDTNISASSFNFSNFKVDDSTCLIVGNDESEESTEEEIDLNFMNIARYSNYTRLLRITALVLRFVGNLRKKRRKEELVLHTFVTKDEQLHAEKLWIKYAQKDIIQLPSYKQLQKDLRFQNIDGIIRCKGRLENAPLDFDTQFPIFLPKKNPLTRLVILHYHVQVLHNGLKETLNAIRSKFWIPKARNYIKQLIRQCYLCRYYEGKSYAYPVSPALPKSRLSNHHPFKHTGLDYAGPLYVRNVYHGGSMYKAWVFLFTCTSTRALHLDLVPDASSSGCIRSLRRFFSERGIPSEIISDNGSQFIAEDTQRFSSNRGIKWHFNLEAAPWWGGMFERLVRSVKRCLKKTLHNTRLSYEELLTVLAKIQAVINNRPLTFLYENIGEQPLTPNHLLFGRKINLEASHIDSDENEKDLCQRYDHLQRIINHYWNRWKCEYLTELREYHRVGKSRGETSIRINDVVLIEEAKQPRQNWKMGVVEEFVPSRDGKKRGAVVRYVLNGNTHTIRRPINKLYPVELAKDEAEKKEEVNITFIDENDIITNI, encoded by the exons ATGAAACACCTTTGGTTATTTGGGGTGTCTTTATTGGAAAAGAAGGGAAGTAATCCTTTCTTCATATCTCCTTATATGAAATATGCTAGAAAA TTGTCTTATTTTTATTGGTTTGGTTTAAAGTTTggtgttgttttgattttaaaaatgggtgATTTCGCGAAGTACAACAAAGTTAGAAAGTCTGTTGTTAGAACTGCAAACAAATTAATTACAAGGGGAGAGACAATTATTTCGTCATATACCGATAATGTTGCAGATGTTCGTCAAATTGAGTCGATCCGTGATACTTTGATGgaaaaaatagcgaaagttgCTGAACTAAACGAGTCGATTATGGATTGCTTGACAGAGCAGGATGATATCGACAAGGAAGAAGATTCTAGTACGGAGGAAATGATGATGTTAAAGGATAAACTTCGTCTGTTTGaatcatttttagaaaaacGATCAGCCAAAAAGGATTTTTCAGAAGCAGGAAGCACTTTCAGCCACAGTAAACTAATAAAATTGCCTCGCTTACATTTACAGCCCTTTGATGGGCATCCGGAAAACTGGTCGACTTTCTGGGATAGCTTTGAATGTGCCGTACACACTAATGACGATATTTCCGACGTTcaaaaaatgacctatttaaaaaatctagTAGAAGGTCCCGCTGCAAGTTGTATCGCTGGGTTTAGACTTAgcaatgaaaattataaaaccgtCGTTGATTTACTGAAAGAGAGATATAATAATAAACAGTTACTTATTTCAGCACAtatgaaaaaattactgaaactTGAACAGGCGAATAACTTAACTAACATAGAAACATTGCGTAATGTATTTGACAACGTTGAGACACAAGTGAGAAGTCTGGAAAATTTAGATGTCACGTCTGAAAATTATGGTCCGCTATTAATACCGGTACTTATGTCGAAACTTCCAGAAGAGCTTAATTTAATTATTAGTCGTCAATTTAACGACAAAGATTGCTGGGATATGAAGTTAGTTTTAAGAGCGTTAAAATCGGAGATCGAAGTTCGTGAGAAATCTGCATATTCTTTACAACAGCCACACGATAACAACCCGTTTTCATCATCGGCATTACCAGTTCACTATTCACATCAATCGAACCGTGATCTTCCGCACAATCAGTATCAGAACAATCAGCATAATTATCGCAATCATCAGAATAATCAGAATAATTATAGATGCATATTTTGTGACAAATCGCATAAATCACAGCAATGCCGAATAATCACTAATTTCGACGCAAGGAAAAACGTGTTACGTGACAAGAAGagatgttttgtttgtttgaaaggTGGACATTTAGCCAAGTCTTGTTATTCTAAGATTAGTTGTTTAAAGTGTTCGGGTAGACACCATGTTGCTATTTGTGATAAGAAAAGGGACGTTGACCAAGGTCGTAGAGATAAGGATGGAACCGAACAAGAAAAACCAGAAAATGTTGCTGGTGCCACTTCGTTGGTTACAAGTTCAAATTCGCTCGACATTCCGAGTTCCGTTATGTTGCAAACCGCTAAAGTTAAAGTTGTTAATACTACTGATCCTTCAAAAATTGAGAACACGAGAATTTTGTTCGATAACTGTTCCCAATTAAGTTACATATCGCCCGAGTTATGTGAAAAATTGCAATTAAAGGTTGTTGGTAAGCGTGAGATTTGCATCCGTATTTTTGGTAAACATTCGTTCAAAGAAACTTTAGATAGGGTGCAGTTTTCAGTGATCGGTTTAGATGGAGATAAAATCAACGTTGATtgttatgtgaaaaatatttgtcatccTTTAACAGGACAGAATTTTAACGATTGTTTGAAGTATAAACACTTGAAAGACTTACGTTTAGCTGACAGTAACTGTAATAATAGAGATTTGAAGGTGGATGTCTTGTTGGGTGCTGATAATTATTGGAAATTTTTTGATGGTGGTATAGTTCGGGGTGAGGATGGGCCAGTTGCTTTAAATTCAAAGGTTGGATACATTGTAAGTGGACGCATAGGGTCGAGTGAAGGTAGTAGAAGTGCAGTCTTGGTAGCAAACGTATTGAAGATTGGGGCTGAGTTTGTCGAAGATAAGTTGGATAATCAGTTGGAAAAGTTTTGGTCCTACGAAAACGCTGGTATCGAGGAACAACCAGCTGttgaaaatttttgtgaaaatgttaAATTCAGCGCGCAGACTAAACGTTACGAGGTGCGGCTGCCTTTTAAGGATGATCACGATGTGCTCCCTGATAATTATTGTGTTTCTTCAAAGAGACTTGAATCATTGAGgcataaattgaaaaataatcccGAATTATTGCGTAATTATAACAGTATCCTCAAAGAACAGCTTGAACAAGGTATCATTGAAAGAGTTACCAACGACGATTGTACCAAAAGACAAGTTCACTATTTACCACACCGACCAGTCATTCGTGATGATAAACCAAGCACCAAAGTACGCATGGTATTCGATGCAAGTTCAAAATCGGTGGGACTGTCTTCATTAAATGATTGTTTGTATGCTGGACCATCTTTAACGGAGCCTTTATATAACGTTTTATTGCGCTTTCGATCTCACAAAGTAGCCTTCATTGCTGATATCGAGAAGGCATTTTTACAAATTAGTTTACATCCAACCGATCGTGATTTTGTTCGTTTTATTTGGTTTAAAGATTTACATAATTTATCAGAACAAAACATTGAAACTGCAGAAATTGGTATTTATAGATTGAGTAGAGTATTGTTTGGTGTAAGTTCGTCACCATTCCTCCTTAGTGCCACTCTTATTAAGCATGCTGAATCGTTTAATCATGTTGATCCTTTGTTTGTACAGAAGTTATTGAGTTCACTTCACGTTGATGATCTAACTTCCGGTGGCGCTACTGTTAATGCAGCACATGATTTTTACCAGAAATGTAAACAACGTCTCGCTGAAGCAAATTTCAATCTGCATAAATTTCATTCGAATTCCGAAGAGTTGGAACAATTAGTTACCAAACCCCATGTTGCTCATACCGGACATGTTACCAAAGTTCTTGGTGTTTTGTGGGATAAAAAGAAAGATTCGCTCTTATTCACATTCGACGACATTTTATCGTTAGCGAAGGACATACCGACAAAACGACAATTGATTAAATTTACCGCTTCCATTTATGACCCTCTTGGTCTTATTAACCCTATTGTTATGCGATTAAAAACATTGTTTCAAAAAACCTGTGTAGGTAAAATTGGTTGGGACATCGAGTTGAGTGGACAGGTTTTGGACGAGTGGCGAGTTACGTACaatgattttaaaagtttttcacaTTTGAATGTACCACGATGTTACGATGGCGGGAATATTGTTGATGTACAATTGCATGGTTTTTCTGATGCTTCTTTGAAAGGTTACGGTGCGTGTGTTTATTTGAGGTTCGAACATGCTGATGGTAGTTTTTTTACGAAGTTAGTGACGTCTAAGTCGAGAATCGCGCCAATTAAACCGGTCACGATACCTCGATTGGAGCTGTATGGTGCAGTGATGTTAGCGAAGCTGGTGAAGTATGTTCGTGATGAGTTGAGTTTGGTTTATGATATTTCTGTGACACGGTGTTGGATTGATTCGTCTATTGTTTTATATTGgattaaaaatgttaataagaAGTATGAGGTGGTTGTCGAACGGCGAGTTGGTATCATTCGTGATTTAGTTTCACCGGACAGTTGGTTTCATGTGGAGTCAAAGGCAAATCCTGCGGATATTTTGTCGAGAGGTTGTTTGGTATCTGAGTTGGTGAACAATAACTTATGGTTTTCAGGACCTGATTTCTTGCGCGACACTAACATCTCAGCTTCGAGTTTTAATTTCAGTAATTTCAAGGTTGATGATTCGACTTGTTTAATTGTTGGTAACGACGAATCAGAGGAGAGCACCGAagaagaaattgatttaaattttatgaacaTTGCACGATATTCTAATTACACACGTTTATTGCGAATTACCGCATTGGTTTTACGATTTGTTGGAAACCTCAGAAAAAAGCGTCGTAAGGAAGAATTGGTTTTACATACATTTGTTACAAAGGACGAGCAGTTGCATGCAGAAAAACTGTGGATTAAATATGCGCAAAAAGATATAATTCAACTTCCGAGTTACAAGCAGTTACAAAAAGATTTACGATTTCAAAATATTGATGGTATTATTCGTTGTAAGGGACGCTTAGAAAACGCTCCTTTAGACTTTGATACTCAGTTTCCGATATTTTTACcgaaaaaaaatcctttaactAGGCTAGTCATTTTGCATTATCATGTTCAAGTTTTGCATAATGGTTTGAAAGAAACACTTAATGCCATCAGATCGAAATTTTGGATTCCAAAAGCACGAAATTACATAAAGCAGTTAATCCGACAGTGCTATTTATGTCGTTATTATGAAGGGAAATCTTATGCGTATCCTGTTTCACCAGCATTACCGAAATCACGACTATCCAATCATCATCCGTTTAAACATACTGGTCTCGACTATGCCGGACCTTTATATGTTCGAAATGTTTATCATGGTGGAAGTATGTATAAAGCTTGGGTGTTCTTATTTACTTGTACCAGTACCAGAGCTTTACATTTGGATTTAGTTCCTGATGCTTCGTCTTCAGGTTGTATTCGTAGTCTTCGCCGATTTTTCAGTGAACGAGGTATTCCCTCTGAAATTATTTCTGATAATGGTAGTCAATTCATTGCCGAAGATACGCAACGATTTTCGTCAAATCGAGGAATTAAATGGCATTTTAATTTAGAAGCCGCTCCTTGGTGGGGAGGGATGTTCGAAAGACTTGTAAGATCCGTTAAACGTTGTTTAAAGAAGACTTTACACAATACCAGATTATCGTATGAAGAACTACTGACTGTTCTAGCTAAAATTCAAGCAGTTATTAATAACAGACCGCTGACATTTTTGTATGAAAACATAGGTGAGCAACCATTAACACCTAACCATTTATTATTTGGGAGAAAAATTAATTTGGAAGCCTCACATATTGATAgcgatgaaaatgaaaaagatttgtgtCAACGTTATGATCATTTGCAACGTATCATAAACCACTATTGGAATCGATGGAAATGCGAATATTTGACAGAGTTACGCGAATATCACAGAGTTGGCAAATCACGTGGTGAAACTTCTATTCGAATCAACGATGTTGTTTTAATTGAGGAAGCAAAGCAACCGAGACAAAATTGGAAAATGGGAGTCGTTGAAGAGTTCGTACCATCACGTGACGGCAAGAAACGGGGAGCTGTCGTTAGATATGTTCTCAATGGAAACACACATACAATAAGAAGACCGATAAACAAACTTTATCCTGTTGAATTAGCGAAAGACGAAgctgaaaagaaagaagaagtaAATATCACATTCATTGACGAAAATGATATCATAACGAACATTTAA
- the LOC130635604 gene encoding NAD-dependent protein deacylase-like, whose product MVDHIKQAASAIKNAKALLITTGAGMGVDSGLPDYRGPEGLWKAYPPIKERGLTLPEMSTPSWFEDDPQFAWGFFGHRIKLYRTTQPHDGFEILKKWGEKMECGYFVYTSNVDGQFQKAGYDKYRIVECHGSLQFLQTINGDESIWATPEELDLVIDHKTLKAQPPLPTGPPGAPSANQMLARPNVLLFNDLWWVTDRTDKQLSRLWPWLENVRNQPLVVVEIGAGLVIPTVRHFSEETVENSTNENTRLIRINPNDPQVRRSVDIPLSMTGLEALKRIDECIKA is encoded by the exons ATGGTTGATCACATTAAACAAGCAGCTTCAGCGATCAAAAATGCAAAAGCTTTGCTTATCACTACTGGTGCAGGCATGGGAGTGGACTCTGGTTTGCCAGATTATCGAGGACCTGAAGGACTTTGGAAAGCATATCCACCAATAAAAGAAAGGGGATTAACCCTACCAGAAAtg aGTACACCCAGTTGGTTTGAAGATGATCCTCAATTCGCTTGGGGATTTTTCGGTCACAGAATAAAGCTCTATAGAACTACCCAGCCACATGATGGttttgaaattcttaaaaaatgggGAGAGAAGATGGAGTGTGGTTATTTTGTCTACACAAGTAATGTTGATGGTCAATTTCAAAAAGCTGGTTACGATAAGTACAGGATAGTTGAGTGTCATGGTAGTTTACAATTTCTGCAAACAATTAACGGTGATGAGTCCATTTGGGCAACACCAGAAGAATTGGACCTTGTAATTGATCATAAGACGTTGAAAGCACAACCACCCCTTCCAACTGGACCACCAG GTGCTCCTTCTGCGAATCAGATGCTGGCCCGGCCTAATGTACTGCTGTTTAACGACCTTTGGTGGGTAACAGATAGAACTGATAAACAATTGTCCAGACTATGGCCTTGGCTGGAAAATGTGCGAAACCAACCACTTGTTGTTGTTGAGATTGGTGCTGGTTTGGTCATACCTACTGTAAGACattttagtgaagaaactgTCGAGAATTCAACTAACGAAAACACAAGATTGATTAGAATCAATCCGAATGATCCTCAGGTAAGAAGATCGGTTGATATTCCACTGTCCATGACAGGTCTCGAAGCATTGAAAAGAATTGATGAATGCATCAAAGCGTGA
- the LOC130635605 gene encoding NAD-dependent protein deacylase-like — protein sequence MKLNFQRAASVIKNAKALIITAGAGMGVDSGLPDFRGPEGFWKAYPPIKQRRLTLPEMSTPSWFESDPQFAWGFFGHRLLLYRNTQPHHGFQILKKWGEKKEFGYFVYTSNVDGHFQKAGFSEERVVECHGSIHFMQPTKSYNYIWPTPEDLEFVIDNRTLKAQPPLPTGPPGLPIEKQVMGRPNILMFGDAYWLPGRTDDQEERFYEWVKLLQKQPVVVVEIGAGLAVPTIRNTSQGIIKYSRHEDSYLIRINPNEPQVIRPVDFALPMNCLDALEAIDAYMDK from the exons atgaaatTGAACTTTCAACGTGCTGCTTCGGTGATAAAGAATGCTAAGGCATTGATTATTACAGCTGGTGCAGGCATGGGAGTGGACTCTGGCTTGCCAGATTTTCGAGGACCTGAAGGATTTTGGAAAGCATATCCACCCATAAAACAGAGGCGATTAACACTTCCGGAGAtg AGTACACCTAGTTGGTTTGAAAGTGATCCTCAATTCGCTTGGGGATTTTTTGGTCACAGATTATTGTTGTACCGAAACACTCAGCCACACCATGGTtttcaaattcttaaaaaatgggGAGAAAAGAAGGAATTTGGTTATTTTGTCTACACAAGCAATGTTGATGGCCATTTTCAAAAAGCTGGCTTCAGTGAAGAAAGGGTTGTTGAGTGTCATGGAAGCATACACTTTATGCAACCAACAAAAAGTTACAATTATATATGGCCAACACCAGAAGACTTAGAATTTGTAATTGACAATAGGACATTAAAAGCACAACCACCTCTACCAACTGGGCCACCAG GTTTACCAATAGAAAAACAAGTTATGGGACGACCAaatattttaatgtttggtGATGCATACTGGTTACCTGGCAGAACTGATGACCAAGAAGAGAGATTTTATGAATGGGTTAAGCTACTACAGAAACAACCAGTTGTTGTTGTGGAAATTGGTGCAGGATTAGCTGTTCCAACTATTCGGAACACCAGTCAGGGAATTATAAAGTACTCTAGACATGAAGACAGTTATTTGATTCGAATAAACCCAAATGAACCACAAGTAATACGACCAGTAGATTTTGCTTTACCAATGAATTGTTTAGATGCTTTAGAAGCGATAGATGCATATAtggataaataa
- the LOC130636815 gene encoding carboxylesterase 1F-like, translating into MISKVKLFVILGIVLVVVVVAVIVGVVVHKNSDDSDSDGDGTKIDDFVVQTECGPVKGITERVLAFSTVKNVTTYVYKGIPYAKPPVGDLRWAPPVRLSDDKRNCWKGTFIAKTFGNKCAQVVKGKTVGSEDCLYLNVHTPNLTGNLPVFVWIHGGGLMNGEGETYGYSPDSEFVASMNIVSVSINYRLSAFGFLTLKELRKNGTDGNYGIMDQILVLKWIQSNIKNFGGDPNSVTLCGESSGGTAIFALLASPLADGLFHKAIPMSGSPKFEKSYIDAENENRIFINNSKCRTFNTSDEIRTCLYGLNTEEVNQAVPGQVYPYWDGPDLFDFPTKGFLAGALVVVDGNVVPKPPKNLSQINFNSATNVSILMGYTAQEINVEPVKRFIGENASSEVKEFIKGRLDNFRSKFMNEVWDDLYKSQTENLTTDREAQHLYETMATDVRVSCPTNKLAKDFRKSKHHNVYQYVVTNAPATPIIAPPIYWFNAFHIWDTYALFGYKSIIFVMKHSVSGSDIEFMKSIRATVLKFMKEGSVDWKTTQTGIFNQDGGVTVINDDYQQRQCEFWNDAKNGFVPYAWIN; encoded by the coding sequence ATGATCAGCAAGGTTAAACTATTTGTGATCTTAGGTATCGTGttggtcgttgttgttgttgctgttattGTCGGAGTTGTCGTTCATAAAAACAGCGACGACAGCGACAGCGACGGCGACGGTACCAAAATCGATGATTTTGTCGTTCAAACAGAATGTGGACCTGTCAAGGGAATAACAGAAAGGGTTCTTGCTTTTTCGACTGTCAAGAATGTGACGACATATGTTTATAAAGGTATTCCTTACGCGAAACCCCCTGTTGGTGATTTGAGATGGGCTCCACCTGTTCGGTTAAGTGatgacaaaagaaattgttggaAGGGTACGTTTATTGCGAAGACGTTTGGAAATAAATGTGCACAAGTTGTAAAGGGAAAGACTGTTGGTTCTGAAGATTGTTTATATTTAAATGTCCACACTCCTAATCTGACAGGGAACTTACCAGTGTTTGTGTGGATACATGGAGGTGGCTTGATGAATGGCGAAGGCGAAACCTACGGTTATTCACCAGATAGCGAGTTTGTCGCATCCATGAATATCGTATCAGTCAGCATAAACTATCGTTTAAGCGCCTTTGGATTTTTAACATTGAAGGAATTAAGGAAAAATGGAACAGATGGAAATTATGGAATAATGGATCAAATACTAGTGCTGAAATGGATTCAAAGTAACATCAAAAACTTTGGAGGTGACCCTAACTCTGTTACTCTCTGTGGAGAAAGTTCTGGTGGTACAGCTATATTCGCTTTGCTTGCTTCTCCATTAGCTGACGGATTGTTTCATAAAGCAATACCAATGAGCGGATCTCCTAAATTTGAGAAATCCTACATCGATGCTGAGAACGAGAATCGTATTTTTATCAACAATAGTAAATGTAGAACGTTTAACACCTCAGACGAGATTCGAACATGCCTGTACGGTTTAAATACAGAAGAAGTGAACCAAGCTGTTCCAGGACAGGTATATCCATATTGGGATGGGCCAGACCTTTTTGATTTCCCAACAAAGGGATTCCTTGCGGGTGCTCTTGTTGTAGTTGATGGAAATGTTGTTCCTAAACCACCAAAGAATCTATCACAAATCAACTTCAATAGTGCAACGAATGTTTCTATTCTGATGGGTTACACTGCCCAGGAGATAAACGTTGAGCCAGTTAAAAGATTTATAGGCGAAAACGCTTCGTCTGAAGTTAAAGAATTTATTAAAGGTCGATTGGATAACTTTAGATCAAAGTTTATGAATGAAGTGTGGGACGATTTATACAAGAGTCAAACTGAGAACTTAACAACTGATAGAGAGGCGCAACATTTATACGAAACCATGGCAACAGATGTTAGAGTGAGCTGCCCGACAAACAAGTTAGCAAAGGATTTCCGAAAAAGCAAGCATCATAACGTTTATCAGTATGTCGTGACCAATGCACCTGCAACCCCTATCATCGCACCACCAATCTATTGGTTCAATGCATTTCATATTTGGGATACTTATGCTCTGTTTGGCTATAAGAGTATTATATTTGTAATGAAGCATAGCGTTTCTGGCAGCGATATCGAGTTTATGAAATCAATTCGAGCAACTGTGCTGAAGTTTATGAAGGAAGGTTCGGTAGACTGGAAAACCACGCAAACTGGTATTTTCAATCAAGATGGTGGTGTCACTGTGATCAACGATGATTACCAACAAAGACAGTGCGAGTTTTGGAATGATGCTAAAAACGGATTTGTTCCTTATGCTTGGATCAATTAA